The proteins below are encoded in one region of Rhododendron vialii isolate Sample 1 chromosome 7a, ASM3025357v1:
- the LOC131334314 gene encoding uncharacterized protein LOC131334314 isoform X2, with product MEPAKIDWKRISSILVVDDLYENINAPKFVDFSAPDEPVDDEAWFCRPDCNHPKTVEDFLKATPLSKRSATVSEALPQRDRNTRDAYLKRRGLTQPSDLPNKDSNCDRFVEDGENQHPNLCSTPSHHYNIMKAEIKSSTERKQIANPTKKEETPRLRSTLSARNLFGGRDLMNHITEFCNELKRLATRATERENVEKSDGKKLERKECDDGSNLGEMDEKERKPLLEVGKENCEEAQKNNLKEKQRMKKRVEVENNPSPLELKIGKRKEGENLLQIRTNPPSPQCFSASRGPDKAAPLKASRSKPQERGILQKLEQGNAELMKEKTAETKSTGGKSASIVAEREARTLDVFWFLKPCTLSS from the exons atGGAACCAGCGAAGATCGATTGGAAGAGAATAAGCTCCATTCTAGTAGTGGACGATCTTTACGAGAACATCAATGCTCCCAAGTTCGTAGATTTCTCAGCTCCAGATGAACCTGTGGACGACGAAGCTTGGTTCTGCAGACCTG ATTGCAATCATCCGAAGACAGTGGAAGATTTCCTCAAGGCAACACCTCTTTCAAAG AGATCAGCTACCGTTTCTGAGGCCCTTCCACAGCGTGATCGAAACACAAG AGATGCTTATTTGAAGAGGAGAGGCTTAACTCAACCTTCAGATTTGCCAAACAAGGACTCGAATTGCGATAGATTCGTTGAAGATGGAGAGAATCAGCACCCTAATTTATGTTCTACTCCAAGTCACCACTACAACATCATGAAAGCAGAAATCAAGTCGAGCACAGAGAGGAAACAGATTGCTAATCCAACCAAAAAGGAAGAGACGCCACGGTTGAGAAGTACGTTATCAGCACGAAATTTGTTTGGAGGGCGCGACTTGATGAATCATATAACTGAGTTTTGCAATGAGTTGAAGAGATTGGCCACAAGGGCAACGGAAAGAGAGAATGTGGAGAAATCAGATGGGAAGAAGCTGGAGAGAAAGGAATGTGACGACGGCAGTAATTTGGGGGAAATGGACGAGAAGGAGAGGAAGCCATTGCTTGAGGTAGGCAAAGAGAACTGTGAGGAGGCACAGAAGAATAATCTCAAGGAGAAGCAGAGGATGAAAAA GAGAGTTGAAGTAGAAAACAATCCCAGCCCTTTGGAGTTGAAGATTGGAAAGCGCAAAGAGGGGGAGAATTTGTTGCAAATTCGAACCAATCCTCCCTCTCCTCAATGTTTTTCAGCTAGCCGTGGACCTGACAAAGCTGCCCCTCTGAAAGCATCTAGATCTAAGCCTCAG GAGAGGGGAATCCTTCAAAAACTGGAGCAGGGCAATGCAGAGTTAATGAAGGAGAAGACCGCAGAAACTAAAAGTACCGGTGGGAAAAGTGCTTCCATTGTTGCTGAAAGAGAAGCAAGAACCTTGGATGTTTTCTGGTTTCTAAAGCCTTGCACTCTTTCAAGCTAA
- the LOC131334314 gene encoding uncharacterized protein LOC131334314 isoform X1, producing the protein MEPAKIDWKRISSILVVDDLYENINAPKFVDFSAPDEPVDDEAWFCRPDCNHPKTVEDFLKATPLSKLQRSATVSEALPQRDRNTRDAYLKRRGLTQPSDLPNKDSNCDRFVEDGENQHPNLCSTPSHHYNIMKAEIKSSTERKQIANPTKKEETPRLRSTLSARNLFGGRDLMNHITEFCNELKRLATRATERENVEKSDGKKLERKECDDGSNLGEMDEKERKPLLEVGKENCEEAQKNNLKEKQRMKKRVEVENNPSPLELKIGKRKEGENLLQIRTNPPSPQCFSASRGPDKAAPLKASRSKPQERGILQKLEQGNAELMKEKTAETKSTGGKSASIVAEREARTLDVFWFLKPCTLSS; encoded by the exons atGGAACCAGCGAAGATCGATTGGAAGAGAATAAGCTCCATTCTAGTAGTGGACGATCTTTACGAGAACATCAATGCTCCCAAGTTCGTAGATTTCTCAGCTCCAGATGAACCTGTGGACGACGAAGCTTGGTTCTGCAGACCTG ATTGCAATCATCCGAAGACAGTGGAAGATTTCCTCAAGGCAACACCTCTTTCAAAG CTTCAGAGATCAGCTACCGTTTCTGAGGCCCTTCCACAGCGTGATCGAAACACAAG AGATGCTTATTTGAAGAGGAGAGGCTTAACTCAACCTTCAGATTTGCCAAACAAGGACTCGAATTGCGATAGATTCGTTGAAGATGGAGAGAATCAGCACCCTAATTTATGTTCTACTCCAAGTCACCACTACAACATCATGAAAGCAGAAATCAAGTCGAGCACAGAGAGGAAACAGATTGCTAATCCAACCAAAAAGGAAGAGACGCCACGGTTGAGAAGTACGTTATCAGCACGAAATTTGTTTGGAGGGCGCGACTTGATGAATCATATAACTGAGTTTTGCAATGAGTTGAAGAGATTGGCCACAAGGGCAACGGAAAGAGAGAATGTGGAGAAATCAGATGGGAAGAAGCTGGAGAGAAAGGAATGTGACGACGGCAGTAATTTGGGGGAAATGGACGAGAAGGAGAGGAAGCCATTGCTTGAGGTAGGCAAAGAGAACTGTGAGGAGGCACAGAAGAATAATCTCAAGGAGAAGCAGAGGATGAAAAA GAGAGTTGAAGTAGAAAACAATCCCAGCCCTTTGGAGTTGAAGATTGGAAAGCGCAAAGAGGGGGAGAATTTGTTGCAAATTCGAACCAATCCTCCCTCTCCTCAATGTTTTTCAGCTAGCCGTGGACCTGACAAAGCTGCCCCTCTGAAAGCATCTAGATCTAAGCCTCAG GAGAGGGGAATCCTTCAAAAACTGGAGCAGGGCAATGCAGAGTTAATGAAGGAGAAGACCGCAGAAACTAAAAGTACCGGTGGGAAAAGTGCTTCCATTGTTGCTGAAAGAGAAGCAAGAACCTTGGATGTTTTCTGGTTTCTAAAGCCTTGCACTCTTTCAAGCTAA
- the LOC131334315 gene encoding uncharacterized protein LOC131334315 yields the protein MLQLFFAVAFSAVPLTLYVPPIRSLNLFVETMEELFRESSLYTGRFYPRLRYACSRLLDCFLCNNTR from the coding sequence ATGTTGCAGTTGTTCTTCGCCGTGGCCTTCTCCGCGGTCCCTCTGACCCTGTACGTCCCTCCAATTCGAAGCCTCAACCTGTTTGTGGAAACAATGGAAGAGCTTTTCAGGGAGTCGAGTTTGTACACGGGACGGTTCTACCCTCGCCTACGGTACGCTTGCTCGAGGCTCCTGGATTGTTTCCTATGTAACAACACCAGATAA